The sequence TATAGGCGATGGTTTCAGCACCCGATGGCTGGCCAAGTATGCCTATTACAACACCCACTACGTAAACAAGGATACCACCCAGCTACCTGTTGACAATCGTTACAAGCAGCAGGAGTTCTATCTTTCTACAGCCAATGTACTGGAGCTGCTACCCAACTGGAGTGCATCGCTGGCCTACGATTTTAAGTGGAACAAACTGAATGCTGATATCTACAACTTTGCATACCCCACACGCATCTCTAATCTGGTAAGCTTAGCCACAGCTATCGACTACAAACATCTGAAGGCGCAGGGCTCTATCCTGGCTACCTTTATCCACGACAAAACCCACCGCAGGGGTGAGTTTGCAGGCTTAAACAGCAGTCATTCGCTATCTAAACTCACGCCGGCGCTATTTGTTAACGTGTATCCCTTCCGAGGCACCTTCTTCTCTATGCGAGCCTACGTAAAAAAGAGTTTCCGCATGCCGACCTTCAACGACCTGTATTATACCGATATGGGTAATGCCAACCTGGTGCCCGAGAGCGCCTTGCAGTACGATGCCGGCTTTGCGCTTAACAAGCACTTTGAGCATAGTATCATTCGCCATGCCGAGATGCACTTCGATGCCTATTATAATACAGTACACGATAAAATTGTGGCTTACCCCAAGGGGCAGCAGTTCCGTTGGACGATGCTGAACTTAGGTAAAGTTCACATCAAGGGAATAGATGTTGAGGCCGAGGCCGATTTCAAGATTGGTAAGGATCTGATAGCTACCACTCGTGCCCAGTACACTTATCAGGATGCACGCGATGTTACTGATGCCGAAACCTCGTATTATAAGCATCAGATACCCTACATCCCCTGGCACTCAGGTTCTGCTATTCTGGGTCTTACCTATAAGAACTGGAACCTGAACTACTCGTTTATCTATGCGGGCGAACGCTACGACGAGCAGGAGAACATTATCTATAACCACATGGAACCTTGGTACACCAGCGACCTGAGTCTGGGAGTTTGGTGGAAAGTAAATAGTGTGCTGATGAAAGCGCACTTGGATGTGAACAATCTCTTAGGTCAGGATTACGAGGTAATCGTAAATTACCCCATGCCTGGTCGCAACTATGCACTAACATTAAGCGTTGAGATATGAAGCAGCTAGCGTACTACATATTAACCCTGTTGCTCCTTTCGGCCTGTCGCCAGGATGTGATGATAGTGCCGATGGAGAAAAGCGATCCAGGCGGTAAAACGCAGCAGGGCGATATCATAGGTATGTATCTGCTGAATGAGGGCAACATGGGATCGAACAAGTCGTCGCTCGACTATCTCGACCTGTCGGATTCTACAGCCCACTATTATCGCAACATCTACTCGCAGCGCAACCCAAGTACTGTAATGTCGCTGGGCGATGTGGGTAACGACTGTCAGATATATGGCTCGCGTCTGTGGCTGGTTATCAACTGCTCAAACAAGGTTGAAGTGGCCCGTGCCGATTCGGCTATCAGAATAGGAAAGGTAAACATTCCTAACTGCCGATACGTGACGTTTAACGATCGCTATGCCTACGTGTCATCGTATGTGGGAACGGTTTATGCTTCGAGCAACAGTCCGTTGGGTAGCGTGTATAAGGTAGATACACTCACCTTGCAAAAGGTTGACTCTTGTAGTGTAGGCTATCAGCCTGAGGAGATGGCCATTATCGGCAACCAGCTATATGTAGCCAACAGTGGTGGCTATCAAGGTATGACGGGACAGGGTTATGAGAGTACGGTAAGTGTGATAGATATGGCTACCATGCAAGAAACCAGCAAGGTAGAGGTTGCCCCCAACCTGCACCACCTGAAGGCCGATAAGTACAATCAGCTGTGGGTAACGGCTCGTGGCGACTATATGACTGAGGCACCAAGCATCTGGTGGCTGGCACCCGACGAAAACGGCCAGATGAAAGTAGGTGGACACATCGATCAGGCAGTAAGCGATCTGTGTATTGTGGGCGATTCGCTCTATTTCTACGGTTCTCAATGGAGCGAGGTGTCGATGAGTAATACCATCACCTATGGTATCATCAACGTAAAAACGCATCAGGTGGTAAGCACCAGTCTGTCGAGTGCACCCGAGATTAGCAAGATACGCATGCCTTATGGCATCATTGTAAACCCCATCCATCGCGATTTTTATCTGATGGATGCCAAGAACTATGTATCGAGTGGCGAGTTGCTGCACTTCCTGCCCGATGGCACCTTCGACTGGAAGGTAAGCACAGGCGATATACCCGCCCACGCAGCATTTTTATTTAAAACAACAAAAAAATGAAGAAGATATTTTTACTATTAATAGCCGCAATTACCATCGGTAATATCCATGCTCAGCGCATGGACGATGTTACTGTGCACTCCAAATACATCCAGGCGGTAGATGAATATCGCCCTGCCCCAGGACAGTATGTAAACGATGTGCCAGAATACGAAGCTGGCGATACCGAGGCCGATATGATTCGTAAGTGTAACAACAACCTGGCAGGTCTTGGTCCTATCAATTCCCATTTGGTGGCACTTGGCGGCTGGGGCGGTTATATCACGTTCCACTTCGATCATTCTATCGCCAACGTGCCTGGCGAGCGCGACTTTGCCGTATGGGGAAACGCCTATCAGGAAATGAAGAATCTGGTGTTTGGTGGTATGAATGAGGCTGGCGTAGTAATGGTGTCGAAGGATGTAAACGGCAACGGAAAGCCCGACGACCCTTGGTACGAAATCAGCGGCAGTTGCGATGTGGATAGCGCAGGCAAGGTAATTTATGGTTACGAGATAACCTACCGTCAGAACCCCATGGGTGATATTCCCTGGACAGATAACCAAGGTAATAGCGGCACCATCGATCGTAATCACTACCATACCCAGGAGTATTACCCCCAGTGGTTGCCAGATAATCTCACCTTCAAAGGCACCCGACTGCCCGATAATATGCAGAATCTGTCCGATCAGGTAGAGCAGTCGTTCAGTCCCTACTATTACGTGCTGGTAGGTTTCCGCTATGGCTATGCCGATAATCTGCCCAACTTTAGCGATAATGCCGATGCCACCTCGTATAATTATGAGGGCTGCGGTATTGATATCTCGTGGGCTGTGGATGAGAACCGTCAGCCTGTAAATCTTGATTTCATCGACTTTGTACGTGTATATACAGGTTTGAATCAGAAATGTCCCCAACCCGAGTGGTGGGGCGAAACCTCTACAGAGTTTGCTGGTGCCGAGGATATCCATCTCGAAGCCTCGCTCCAAGCTATCGAGAATGCTTTGAGCGGCATTCGTGCTATCCAGCAGGAAGCATCTTCATCAAGTCCTTTCTACGACCTGCAGGGTCGAAAGGTTACTCCAACCAAGAAGGGTGTCTATATTCAAAACAGAAAGAAGATAGTTATCAATTAATTCATATTAATCACTTAAAACAAAAACAGTTATGAAAACAAACAAATTATTCGGACTTGCAGTCCTCGCGTGCGGTTTCGCACTGTCGTTCACATCATGTACTAATGATGACAATCCAGTTGGTGGTAAGAGACAGGCTACAGTTTCTTTCGAGAACAAGAAGCTTGGTGCTGATGGCTATTGGCGTGGTGACGAATCTGGTACTAAGTTTGATAATTACGGATTAGAGGCCTTCGCCTGCCAGTATAAGGAAAAGGGGGTAACCTTCCCAGTAAACTACACACCTTCTTGGGCCAGCTGGACTGGTTTTGCTATCTCAAATCGCACAGAGACTACTTATAAGGAGCAGAATCCCGATCAGTTCAATAGTGCTGTAGGTGCTGCCAAGAGCGGTAACAACTTCTGTGTAGTATATACCTATGGCGAGGAAATCGATTTCGGTCGTGCCGTTACCCTGAAGGGCTTCTGGTTCACCAACGAGGCATGGGCTGTTGATGCCATCCTGAATGGCGATGGAATGTCTCCTGGTAAGTTTGAGAAGGACGACTGGTTTAAGTGCACAGTTACTGCAACACTGTCTGATGGTTCAACCAAGGATGTTGAGGTTTTCCTGGCTAAGGATGGTGAGTATGTAAAGGATTGGCAGTTCTGCGATTTCCAGAGTTTGGAAAAAGTTACCAAACTGAGCTTTGCATTCGATAGCACTAAGAAGAACGACTACGGTCCAACAACTCCTACTTACATGTGTATCGACGATATCGAGTTTGAGTATTAATGAGATACATTCAACTATTAATCATAGCAGTATTGCTCACAGCCTGCGGAGGTGCGAAGAAAAACGCACCTCAGCAAGCTGGGGGCGATGCTGTTACCTTTAAATATGCCACACAGATTAGCGTCGAGAAGTTTGATGGCTATACGGTGGCAACTATCAAGAACCCTTGGAAGGAGGGTATGACGCTACACCGTTATGTGCTGATACCTGCCGACCAGGAAATACCCAACCATATTCCCAGCGGTACTATTGTACGCACACCATTAAAACGCGCCGTAATGTTTACCACCGTACATTGCGCTATGTTGATGGAGTTTGGCAAACAGGATTGCATATCGGGTGTGGCCGACTTGAAGTACATTAAGATACCTTGGATTCAGGAGCAGGTGGCCAAAGGCAAGATAAGCGATGTGGGCGATGGTATGAGTCCTGTTATCGAGAAAATTATCGACGAACATCCTGATGCCCTATTCCTGTCGCCTTTCGAAAACAGCGGTGGCTATGGTAAACTCGAAGAGATTAACATCCCCATCATAGAATGTGCCGACTATATGGAGGCCTCGCCTTTGGCACGTGCCGAGTGGCTGCGTTTCTATGGCATGCTGTTTGGTTGCGAAGAGCGCGCCGATATGCTATTTCAGAGTGTAGATAACAACTACCACCAGCTTAAGGCATTGGCAGCAAAGGCTAAAACAAAGCCATCGGTAGTGGTTGATAAGGTAACAGGTAGCGTATGGTATGTGCCTGGTGGCAAGAGCACCATTGGCCAGATGATTAGGGATGCCAACGCACAATATGCTTGGGCCGACGATGAACACAGCGGGTCTATCTCGCTACCTTTCGAAACCGTTCTGGAGCGTGCTGGCGATGCTGATGTGTGGCTTTTCAGATATAGTGGCGATCATGATATTACCTATGATGAACTGCTGAGCGAACATCATGGTTACAATCAGTTTAAAGCGTTTAAGAACCAAACGGCTTATGGTTGCGATGTAGAGCGTTCGTTGTTCTACGAGGAGTCGCCTTTCCACCCTGAAAGACTATTGAGCGATTTTATCCATATTCTGCATCCCGAACTGGATACGATGACCTCGATGCGCTATTTTAAAGAGGTTAATCGCTAACCTCGTTCAAGTGGTCAACATACGCCGTGATAGCTTCTACCAACAGGTCGTTTTCCTCGGGCTGTTGGGTAGTTACGCGGAAGTAATTGTTGTCTAATCCGCGAATGTTCGAAGCGTCACGAATCAAAATGCCGTAGTTGTCCATCAGCCATCGTTTCAACTCTATCGCCGTACTGTTATGAATAGATACCAGCATAAAGTTGGTATCTGTCTTCATGACCTTCAATCCGTCGATAGTCGATAAGTTAGCGTGCAGTCGCATCGTTTCCTGAAGATATACTTTCAGGTCTGGAATCATCTGTATATGGTTCTCAATCAGGTATTTGCCTGCCTCGATAGCCAAGGCGTTAATCGTCCAGGGCTGACGTATCTGTTTCAATCTACCTATAATAATAGGCGAGGCCACGATATAACCCAAGCGCAGACCTGGTATACAAAACGTCTTAGAGAGCGAGTGAACCAGCATCAGGTTAAACACATCCGTCATTTCCTTGGGCTCCAGCATAGGTGCTAAGGTGTAATCAGCATACGACTGATCGATGACATACAGATAGCGTGGATGATTTCGTACGATATGGTTCAGCATACCCTTTACCAGCACGTTGCCAGTAGGGTTGTTAGGGTTACAAATCCAATAGATACGGTCCTTGGGCAGTACATCAAACTCGTCCTTAACGTCGTATGATATAATATGGTTAAACATGCGACAGGCATCCTCGTATTCGCTAAATGTGGGTTGCGGAATGATTGACGACCAACCCTTGTACAGCTGCGCTATCAGATAGATAGCCTCGTTGGCGCCGCTGGTAACCATCACGGTGTTCTCCTTTACACCCAGTTTCTCGGCCAGCAGGCATTCCAAAGTGTGGGCATCGGGCTCAGGATAGTGGCCCACCACATCAAAATGCTGCATCAGGTGTTCTTTCAACTCTGTGTAGTCGGCCTGACTATACACATTCGAGCTGAAATTTATCTTCACCTTGTCGCCATAGCGAAACACATCGTCACCGTGCCCGTATATCATAAGCTTAATAGATATTTATACCTGTTTTGTTACTTTTATTGTCATGGTCTTGGGATCGAAGGCTATACCCTCCCGTTCTATAAACCTGCCTAATGCCCCTTGTTCTGCCAGCGCTTTTGGCGAACCAATAGCCACTGCTTCGCCTTGAGTCATCAGCCAGATGGTATCGGCCATCTGCAGGGCCAGTTCCACATCGTGCGTGGATAAAAAAATTACTTTGTCAGCCTCACGACTAATGCGACACAACAGCTGCAACACCTCAACCTTGCTGGGATAGTCGAGAAAAGCCGTTGGCTCGTCAAGATAAATCACAGGTGTTTGTTGGGCCAGCGCTTTGGCTATCATTACCTTCTGGCGTTCGCCATCGCTCAGCGTGTGCACCATGCGCTTCTTCAGCGGCTCTATACCCACCATCGCAATAGCCTCGTCAACCACCTGCAGGTCGTCTTTCGAATAGGTGCCCCAGAATCCTGTGTAGGGCGATCGCCCCAACGATACCAGCTCGCGAACAGTCATATTCCTCACATCAGGCTTTTCGGTCAGCACCACACCTATCAGGCGGCTCAGCTGTTTATCGCTGTACTCTGAGAGTTCGCGACCTTCTAACAGTATCTCGCCACCTGTTTTTGGTTGGAATGAAGATAGGGTTTTTAGTAGCGTTGATTTTCCTACACCATTAGCACCCAGCAGACAAGTAAGTTCACCGCTTTTGATGGTACCATCGATGCCCGTAGCCACCGTTTTTATACCGTGTTTTGTCTGGTAGCCAATGCTTAGATTGCGCAGTTCTATAGTTTCGCCCGTCGTCTTCATGGTGCAAAGATAGTAAAAAGTTTGGAAACAGTATCAAAATTTGCAAACTTTTTTCTTTTGGCGAGTTTTATCTTATGCAAGCAGGTGTGTAATCAGTATTTTTATACCTATTACTATCAGAATAATACCGCCTAAAAGTTCTGGCTTTAGCTTGCGAGCTATCGATTTGCCGAACCTTACGCCCAACCTGTAGCCTACAAAACTGAACATGAAAGATACCAGACCGATGATTAAAAGCGGGTAAGCTATCTGTGCAAAGGCACGATAGCCTGTACAAGCAAACGATATTCCGATGGCCAGCGCGTCAATACTTGTAGCTACGGCCAGCACCAACTGGGTGCGCAGGTTCTTAGGGTTAAACTGCTGTTCTTCCTCGTCAGAGAACGATTCGCGAATCATTTTTCCACCTAAAAACGCCAGCAAGCCAAAGGCTATCCAATGGTCGATAGCTTCCAATTGCTCGCTAAAGTGGTTGGTAGTCAGCCAGCCTATCAGTGGCATCACGGCCTGGAACAGTCCGAACAGAAAAGCCATACGCAGAATCATCGCCCACAACCAACGGCGAACGATAACACCGCTCACAATCGAAACCGTGAAGCAATCCATAGCCAAAGCAACGGCTAACATCCATATATCCAGCGAGTTCATGATAATATTTTGCTCTTTCTTATACTTTAGCTTGCAAAATAACAACTTTTTTTTGAGATAAACAAATTTTTTATTACCTTTGCGCTCAGATTTTTTAACTAATAACCGATTCAAAAAAATGAAGAAGATTCTTTTTCTAGCGTTCCTTATGGTCTCGGCCTCTACGGCTTGGGCAAAACAGGTTGTTATCCAAACCAAGAACACCACGATGGTGCTTGATGTAGAAACGGGTAAACAACCACAGTATGTGTATTATGGTGCAAAACTAAGCGACTACGATTTGCAGAATCTGCAATCCCCTCGTGACGGACGTATGGATGCTTATCCTGCTTATGGCATGAACTGTCCTGCCGAGGCAGCTGTAGCCATGACCCATGCCGATGGCAATATGTCGACAGAGCTTTTTGCAACAGATGTAACCACACAAGGCTCTGTTACTCAGATTACGTTGAAAGATCCCAAATACCCTGTTCAGGTAGTGCTGTGCTATCAGGCACGTTTCGATGAAGATATGATTGAAACCTGGACAGAAATCAAAAACGGCGAGGCCAAACCCATCACTCTTACGCAATTTGCCTCTTGTTCACTGCCCATCCGTCGCGGAAACGTATGGCTTTCGCACTTTGGCGGTTCGTGGGGCAACGAGGCTCGCTTGATTGAGGAGCCTATCCAGCTTGGACAGAAGGTGATTAAGAATAAGGATGGTGTACGCAATGCACATACCGATCATGCCGAAGTGATGTTCTCGCTCGATGGTAAAGGCCGGGAGAACAGCGGCGATGTGATTGGTGCCGCCCTCTGCTACTCAGGCAACTATCAGCTGAAAGTTGAGACCGATGACACAGAGTACCACTACTTCTTTGCTGGCATTAACCCCGATAACTCGGCCTATCATCTTAAGAAAGGTGAGACATTCACCACGCCAAAGGTGGCATTCAGCTTCTCAAAGTGTGGTCTCTCAGGTGTATCGCGCAATTTCCACAAGTGGGGCCGCAAATATATGCTGGCTCACGGCAATAAAGAGCGTAAGATACTGCTCAACTCTTGGGAGGGTGTTTACTTCGACATCAACCAGCAGGGTATGGACCAGATGATGGGCGATATAGCCTCGATGGGAGGCGAGCTCTTTGTGATGGACGATGGCTGGTTTGGCGTGAAATATCCTCGCAAGACCGACAACTGTGCCCTTGGCGACTGGGAGGTTGATAAAAACAAGCTACCCGAGGGTATCGAAGGTCTGCTTCGCGATGCCAAAAAGCACGGCATTAAGTTCGGCATATGGATTGAGCCAGAGATGACCAACTCGGTATCCGAACTCTACGATGCACATCCCGACTGGGTTGTAAAAGCACCAAAACGAGACGTAGTAAAAGGTCGTGGCGGCACGCAGCTGGTACTCGATCTGGCTAATCCAAAGGTGCAGGACTTTGTGTTCTCGATTGTAGATAACCTGATGACTAAATATCCTGAAATCGATTATATCAAGTGGGATGCCAACATGGCCATCATGAATCATGGTTCGCAGTACCTCACCATGAACGATCAGAGTCATCTTTATATCGAATATCATCGTGGTTTCGAGAAGGTTTGCCAGCGTGTTCGTGCTAAGTATCCCAACCTTACCATTCAGGCCTGTGCCTCTGGTGGCGGTCGTGCCAACTGGGGTGTTCTGCCATACTTCGATGAGTTCTGGGTAAGCGATAATACCGATGCACTGCAGCGTATCTACATGCAGTGGGGTACCAGCTATTTCTTCCCCGCCATCGCAATGGCTTCACACATTTCGGCCACACCTAACCACACCGTTTTCCGCACCACAGCGCTCAAATATCGTGTTGATGTAGCTATGAGTGGTCGCTTGGGTATGGAGATCCAGCCAAAGAATATGACTGACGACGAGAAGGAACTCTGCCGTAAGGCTATCGCCGAGTACAAGCAGATTCGTCCTATCGTACAGTTTGGCGACATCTATCGCTTGGTTTCGCCTTACGATAAGCAGGGATTGGCATCGCTCATGTATGTGGATGAGCAGAAGTCGAAGTCGGTATTCTTCTGGTGGAAAACCGAATCGTTCCAGAACGAGCATCTGCCACGTGTAAAAATGGCTGGTCTCGATGCCTCGAAGAATTATAAGATTCACGAGTTGAACCGTATCGATCTGCGTCCGATGGATGTCGAGGGTAAGGTGTTCAGTGGTGCCTATCTGATGAATCACGGCCTTGAAATGCCTTATCGTAACGAGCCCGAATGGAGCAAGAAAAACGATTGGAGCAGTCGTGTGTTGTTGCTTGAGGCACAGTAACTTAGGCTAAGAAAAAGGCGCAATATACATTCTTTTCATTAAAATAGGATGTATATTGCGCTTTTTTTCGTATTTTTGCAGCCGAATGGAACTACAACGAAGATTAGAACATTGGCTGATTACGCTGTTCATGCTTTTTGCTATGCAACTTTATGCCTTAGATGTGAAGCATTTTACTTTCTCACATCTGAGTATAGCTGATGGTGTGGATAATCAGCGTATATTTTCTGTTTGCCAAACCACATCTGGTGCCATTTGGTGGTCGTCTATGAAAGGCGTAGGTCGCTATAATGGCTCGAAAGTAAGAATATACCGACTCGACGATGGTACGCCTTTCGCTCATCTTGGCGGGCGTGTTATTAAGATGGCCACTAACGATAAAGCCATTTATGCTTTTGATAATCGTGGCTCCATCTATCTTTTCCAGTCAGTTCTTGATGGTTTTAAACCAGTAGCCAGCATCTCCAAGAAGCTGGGGCACGAGGTGGCATTAAACGATATCCACGTAAAGGATGGCAACCTGTTCCTGGCCTTGCACGATGGTGTTTATCTGCTGAAGGACACCACACTTACCCAAGTGATGAAGGGAACTTATGTAAACCAGATTGTACCTATGATGGGCCATCTGCTGTTCTGTGCCCGCGATGGTGTATACAATGAACGAGGCCAGCGATTGTTACCTTATAATGCTGAGTTCGGCTACTACGATGAAATGTCGGGCCGCTTATGGATTGGAGGTTACGAGAATGGTCTTCATATGGTAACCATTAGTCAGAATGGCAAGATTACTTCCGATGAGTTTGTGCGTATATCTGATCAGAATCTGTATCGTAATCCTATCCGTAGCATTTGTCCTTACGACGATGATACCATGCTGATCGGCATTGATGGACAAGGTGTTTATCAGATTAGTCGTGATGGTAGGGGCGGTTGCTCCTTGCTCTTCGATGCCAACGAGTCGGAGCATAGCATGTTGCATGGCAACGGCGTTTATGCCATGCTGGTAGATAGTTGGAAAAACATCGTGATAGGTACCTACTCTGGTGGTATCGACATCGCCCGTCCTATCAGCACTACCACAGCCATCTATCAGCATCTGGCAAACAACCAGCAGAGTCTGCTCAACGATAATGTGAACATGGTGATGCCGCTTTCGGCTGACGTGTTGCTGATGGGTACCGATAATGGTATTAGCATTAAGAACCTTACTACTGGGCAATGGCAGCATTGTTGTCAGGGTACAGTTGTGCTTAACGCCAGCAAAAAAGCCGATGGTAGTGTGCTGGTTTCAACCTATGGTAAAGGCGTTATCGAGATTGATAGTCGAGGCAATGTACGTCAGATATACACAAAAGACAATAGTTTTTTGAAAGACGACCATGTTTATGCCACCTTATATGATAAGGATGGTGGTCTGTGGATAGGCTCTTTGAATGGCGATCTGGTATATAGTCCTGTATCGCAAATCAGTCAGAAACAAGCCGAATGTCGCAACTATCCAGTACACGATGTTCAAGCCATTACACAGCTCACTTCTGGACAGATTGTGGTTGGTACAGCCTTTGGACTTAAGCTGATTACACCTGGTAGCGCCGAGGTTAAGGAGTTAGACTATACACCTGCTGGTGTAACCGATGTAAACCCATTTGTAACACATCTGCTGGCTTCGGGCATGGAGTTGTGGATAGCTACCGATGGTGGTGGCGTTTATGTTTACCATCTTGGCAAGCACGTCAGTCGACAGATAACTACAACCAACGGCCTTCCATCTAACTATGTACGCAGCTTGGTTAAAAGCCGCGACGGACGTATATGGATTGCTACGGACGAAGGTTTGGCTTTTGTAAAGTCGGGCGAAGGCGACAAGGTTATTAATGCCAATTACTGTTATGGTTTTAATCGGGAGTACTCGCGTGGAGCAGCTCAGGTACTGCCCGATGGCGATATCGTATTTGGCTCAACTACAGGTGCCATCATCATTCATCCTGAGAATGTACAGCCCCTTAATTATACTGCCAGCATCACTTTCGTTGGTGTTAACTGCGATGTAGATTCGGATAAACTGCAGAATACAAAGGTGTTTAACCTGCTTAACCAAGGCAGGTTGAGTCTTTCTTACCGTCAGCGCACGTTCGATCTGCAGTTCGAGAGTGTAAACATGCGTAACCACTTCGATATCGTTTACCGCTACAAGATGGGACGTGGCGAGTGGAGTAAACCCACCGACCAGCAGTATATACGCTTTGTTAATCTCGAGCCAGGCGAGCATCAGCTAACACTACAATGCCTCAGTCGTACAACAGGTACTGTGCTCGACTCCAAAACGCTGATTATTACAATTGCCCAACCTTGGTGGAGCTCGTGGTGGATGTGGTGCATCTATATTGCTTTGGTATTGTTGGCGTTCTATACCGCTTGGCAGGTATATAAACTGCACGAAAAGTACATGCGCCTGACCATCGATCATCTGAAGGCTACCAATGCTTCTACACCTGCATCAGTACCCGCTGCCGACGAGCCCGAAGAGGTGCAGGTTGCTGATAGCGATGAGGCAGAATCCGACTTTGTAGATAAGGCTACCCAACTGATATCCGAACATCTTAGCGACACCGATTATTCTATTGACAGTCTTTGTCGCGAAATGGCTATGAGTCGTACACTGTTCTATGTAAAACTGAAGTCGTTTACAGGTAAATCGCCTCAGGACTTTATCCGTATCATCCGTTTGGAGCGTGCAGCCCAGATGCTGAGAAACGGACGTAGCGTATCAGATGCAGCTACACTTGCAGGCTTCGAAAATGCCAAGTATTTCAGTACAGTATTTAAGAAATACTTCGGCGTATCGCCCTCAAAATACAAGTAAATAAGGTTTGAATTCTGTTACAAAAGGTTTCAAAGCTATCAGAAAATAGCAATGAAACCTTTTTTGCGTAGCATCAAACCCCCATCAGGAAAGGTTTGCATAATTTTGCAAACCAAATAAAACAATCAGATAATTAAAAATGATTTTTGAGTTATTAGTTAGTAGTATTCTTTGCTGTGTAATGGCTGCGCCTGCTAAGGCTCAGCCTACAGCAAAGGAGTGGAACAAAGATGTTGTTGGTTGGAATCTGGGTAACCAGTTTGAGTGTTCGGCTCCAGGACAAGATGGCGAATCGATGGCCATCGGTATGGCCGATAACAGTATCAAGGCCGAAACCGCCTGGGGAAATCCTGTGGTAACCAAGAAAACCATCAAGGCAGTAAAGGAAGCAGGTTTTAATGCCGTTCGTATTCCTATCCGTTGGCAGTGTCACATCACCAATCCTACAGCCATGAGTATCGATAAGGCTTGGCTGGCTCGTGTAAAGGAGGTGGTTAACTGGTGCCTGAGCAACGATCTGAAAGTGATTATCAATACACACCACGATAAGTGGCTTGAGGGGCGCCCCACCAACCAATACAAAGACGAGAACAACCAGAAGTTAGCTCTGCTTTGGCTGAATATAGCCAGCGAGTTTGCCAATTACGACTACCGTGTAGCCTTTGCCGGAACTAATGAAGTACACATTAAGGACAACTGGGGTAAGCCCGAAGCCGAGAATCTGGCTGTGCAGAACTCCTACAATCAAACTTTTGTTGATGTGGTACGTGCTACAGGTGGCAATAATGCCAAACGCCATCTGCTGGTGCAGACGTATGTTTGCAACCCCGATTTCGGAATTAATAACGGCGATTTCATTGTGCCTACTGATATCGAGGGCAATGGCAACGATTATATGAGTGTAGAATTCCATTACTATACCCCCTGGGATTATGCTGG is a genomic window of Xylanibacter ruminicola 23 containing:
- a CDS encoding TonB-dependent receptor, with the protein product MNRAFTLAMACVLTMTTAAQSKLDSVQHVREIIVVSKPAMREVVPSQKLKGELLEQLNTHSVADALRYFSGVQLKDYGGVGGIKTVNIRSMGTHHLGISYDGVQLGNAQNGQIDLGQFSLDNVEDITLYNGQKSAIFQPASDFGNAGSIYIRTKAPDFKKGENTHLRFKTQYGSSDMFRFSTLWEQKLSSTISSSVSAGFLTASGKYKFHYERKYPNGQTAWDTTAVRQNGDIHAERIEANLFGRLEQGSWQLKGYLYNSARGIPGAIVNNVWRRGERQQDLNTFVQVDYNKNIGDGFSTRWLAKYAYYNTHYVNKDTTQLPVDNRYKQQEFYLSTANVLELLPNWSASLAYDFKWNKLNADIYNFAYPTRISNLVSLATAIDYKHLKAQGSILATFIHDKTHRRGEFAGLNSSHSLSKLTPALFVNVYPFRGTFFSMRAYVKKSFRMPTFNDLYYTDMGNANLVPESALQYDAGFALNKHFEHSIIRHAEMHFDAYYNTVHDKIVAYPKGQQFRWTMLNLGKVHIKGIDVEAEADFKIGKDLIATTRAQYTYQDARDVTDAETSYYKHQIPYIPWHSGSAILGLTYKNWNLNYSFIYAGERYDEQENIIYNHMEPWYTSDLSLGVWWKVNSVLMKAHLDVNNLLGQDYEVIVNYPMPGRNYALTLSVEI
- a CDS encoding DUF4465 domain-containing protein translates to MKTNKLFGLAVLACGFALSFTSCTNDDNPVGGKRQATVSFENKKLGADGYWRGDESGTKFDNYGLEAFACQYKEKGVTFPVNYTPSWASWTGFAISNRTETTYKEQNPDQFNSAVGAAKSGNNFCVVYTYGEEIDFGRAVTLKGFWFTNEAWAVDAILNGDGMSPGKFEKDDWFKCTVTATLSDGSTKDVEVFLAKDGEYVKDWQFCDFQSLEKVTKLSFAFDSTKKNDYGPTTPTYMCIDDIEFEY
- a CDS encoding YncE family protein, with product MKQLAYYILTLLLLSACRQDVMIVPMEKSDPGGKTQQGDIIGMYLLNEGNMGSNKSSLDYLDLSDSTAHYYRNIYSQRNPSTVMSLGDVGNDCQIYGSRLWLVINCSNKVEVARADSAIRIGKVNIPNCRYVTFNDRYAYVSSYVGTVYASSNSPLGSVYKVDTLTLQKVDSCSVGYQPEEMAIIGNQLYVANSGGYQGMTGQGYESTVSVIDMATMQETSKVEVAPNLHHLKADKYNQLWVTARGDYMTEAPSIWWLAPDENGQMKVGGHIDQAVSDLCIVGDSLYFYGSQWSEVSMSNTITYGIINVKTHQVVSTSLSSAPEISKIRMPYGIIVNPIHRDFYLMDAKNYVSSGELLHFLPDGTFDWKVSTGDIPAHAAFLFKTTKK
- a CDS encoding ABC transporter substrate-binding protein, which gives rise to MRYIQLLIIAVLLTACGGAKKNAPQQAGGDAVTFKYATQISVEKFDGYTVATIKNPWKEGMTLHRYVLIPADQEIPNHIPSGTIVRTPLKRAVMFTTVHCAMLMEFGKQDCISGVADLKYIKIPWIQEQVAKGKISDVGDGMSPVIEKIIDEHPDALFLSPFENSGGYGKLEEINIPIIECADYMEASPLARAEWLRFYGMLFGCEERADMLFQSVDNNYHQLKALAAKAKTKPSVVVDKVTGSVWYVPGGKSTIGQMIRDANAQYAWADDEHSGSISLPFETVLERAGDADVWLFRYSGDHDITYDELLSEHHGYNQFKAFKNQTAYGCDVERSLFYEESPFHPERLLSDFIHILHPELDTMTSMRYFKEVNR